One window of Triticum dicoccoides isolate Atlit2015 ecotype Zavitan chromosome 5A, WEW_v2.0, whole genome shotgun sequence genomic DNA carries:
- the LOC119302509 gene encoding ycf49-like protein — MASLRLVAALAPSPPPPSRREPRKPPPPGARLARGVALAAAAATVAAAAASPPALAALAEPANALSLPTWAVHVSSVAEWVTAMALVWDYGERTGLKGWKGLSWGMVPLLGGAMCACTWHFFYNSESLEVLVALQGALTVIGNITMCIAAYRIYKGSQESTNSNSP; from the exons ATGGCGTCTCTCCGGCTCGTGGCAGCACTGGCGCCCTCGCCCCCGCCCCCATCTCGGCGGGAGCCGCGGAAACCTCCGCCGCCCGGGGCCCGCCTGGCGAGGGGCGTCGCCCTCGCGGCGGCCGCCGCCACCGTGGCCGCGGCCGCGGCCTCGCCGCCGGCGCTCGCGGCGCTGGCCGAGCCGGCGAATGCGCTGTCGCTGCCCACCTGGGCCGTCCACGTCTCCAGCGTCGCCGAGTG GGTGACGGCGATGGCGCTGGTCTGGGACTACGGGGAGCGCACGGGGTTGAAGGGCTGGAAGGGCCTCTCATGGGGGATG GTTCCGCTTCTCGGCGGAGCGATGTGCGCGTGCACGTGGCATTTCTTCTACAATTCAGAGTCTCTCGAG GTACTTGTGGCGCTTCAAGGTGCGCTTACAGTGATCGGTAACATAACAATGTGCATAGCTGCGTACCGCATCTACAAAGGGTCCCAAGAAAGCACTAACAGCAACAGTCCATAA
- the LOC119302508 gene encoding probable sodium/metabolite cotransporter BASS5, chloroplastic has translation MAPAVVRRAHFSSSCPSAGRRQLGGMADRVSLAPREASPPRVSWEQGSGVPIRGRVWAKAGGSFQQDRSGVGAASPSPLQGVEEGRVDFLKILKSANSIIPHVVLGSTILALLYPPSFTWFTTRYYAPALGFLMFAVGVNSSVKDFIEAIKRPGAIAAGYIGQFIAKPFFGFLFGTLAVTTFNLPTAVGAGIMLVSCVSGAQLSNYATFLTDPHMAPLSIVMTSLSTASAVFFTPTLSYLLIGKKLPVDVVGMMSSIVQIVVAPIAAGLLLNRFLPRLCSAIQPFLPPLSVFVTALCVGSPLAINIKAVLSPYGLSIVFLLFAFHTTSFVAGYHLAGTWFRKSADVKALQRTISFETGMQSSLLALALANRFFPDPLVGVPPAVSVVLMSLMGFGLVMLWSKKTQV, from the exons ATGGCACCCGCCGTCGTGAGGCGGGCCCACTTCTCGAGCTCCTGCCCGTCGGCCGGCCGGCGGCAGCTCGGCGGGATGGCGGATCGGGTCTCGCTGGCTCCCCGCGAGGCCTCGCCGCCGCGCGTTTCATGGG AGCAGGGATCTGGGGTGCCCATCAGGGGACGAGTCTGGGCCAAGGCCGGTGGTTCGTTCCAGCAAGATCGCAGTGGGGTGGGCGCTGCGTCACCTTCTCCTCTGCAG GGTGTGGAGGAGGGCAGAGTTGATTTTCTCAAGATTCTCAAGAGTGCCAACTCCATTATTCCCCATGTAGTGCTGGGGAGCACCATTCTTGCGCTGCTGTACCCACCTTCGTTTACATGGTTCACAACCAG ATACTACGCACCGGCATTGGGGTTCTTGATGTTTGCTGTAGGTGTCAATTCAAGCGTCAAGGACTTCATTGAAGCAATAAAAAGGCCAGGTGCTATCGCTGCTGGCTATATTGGACAGTTTATTGCCAAGCCTTTCTTTGGATTCCTATTTGGCACTCTTGCAGTTACAACTTTCAACCTTCCTACTGCTGTAG GTGCTGGTATCATGTTGGTTTCATGTGTGAGCGGAGCACAACTGTCAAACTATGCGACGTTCCTGACCGATCCACATATGGCTCCCCTCAGCATTGTTATGACATCGTTGTCGACAGCTAGTGCGGTTTTTTTTACCCCAACTTTATCTTACTTGCTTATCGGCAAGAAATTACCTGTTGACGTTGTAGGAATGATGTCCAGCATTGTCCAAATAGTGGTTGCTCCAATTGCAGCTGGATTGCTTCTGAATAG ATTTCTCCCAAGACTCTGTTCGGCTATCCAGCCATTTCTCCCTCCACTATCGGTGTTTGTGACTGCTTTATGTGTTGGCTCACCATTGGCTATAAATATCAAGGCTGTTTTGTCACCGTATGGACTATCCATTGTGTTTCTGCTTTTTGCATTCCATACAACATCTTTTGTAGCTGGGTATCATCTTGCTGGTACTTGGTTCCGCAAGTCAGCTGATGTGAAGGCCCTGCAAAGAACGATATCTTTTGAGACAG GGATGCAAAGTAGCCTTCTTGCTCTTGCTTTAGCAAACAGGTTCTTCCCAGACCCTCTGGTGGGAGTGCCTCCAGCAGTATCA GTTGTGCTCATGTCCCTGATGGGGTTTGGTCTTGTCATGCTATGGTCCAAGAAAACACAAGTGTAG